A genomic stretch from Sphaerodactylus townsendi isolate TG3544 linkage group LG15, MPM_Stown_v2.3, whole genome shotgun sequence includes:
- the LOC125444246 gene encoding olfactory receptor 10A7-like — translation MSYWMKAAHGNSTRVAIFHLLGFSGSPLLELLFFLCCLTAYTLTLVGNGLIVFLTLSSPALQTPMYFFLRNLSFMELCYSSITMPRILTNYVTGNNKISFIGCAVQMYFFLLLGCAECYILGVMAYDRYVAVCYPLRYMTIMDKYSCALLVVGSWMSGLPVSSVQTTLTFSSPFCGPNEINHFFCDIPPVLRLVCADTSQIEIAMLIITVIIIISPFMLILISYARIIVAVVRMSSSESRQKAVSTCSSHLLVVTLFYGSAMTVYLFPQSNDKLLSIFYTMVTPMVNPIIYSLRNKEVKAALWKTVGLST, via the coding sequence ATGAGCTATTGGATGAAGGCAGCACATGGAAATAGCACTCGGGTGGCCATATTTCACCTCCTGGGATTTTCAGGAAGTCCATTATTAGAGTTGctcttttttctttgctgcttgACTGCCTATACCTTGACCCTGGTGGGAAATGGCCTCATTGTTTTCCTCACGCTGTCCAGCCCAGCCCTCCAGACacccatgtatttcttccttcGGAACCTTTCATTCATGGAGCTTTGCTATAGCTCTATCACTATGCCCAGAATATTGACGAATTATGTAACCGGGAACAATAAGATCTCCTTTATTGGTTGTGCTGTCCAGATGTACTTTTTCCTGCTTCTGGGGTGTGCAGAGTGTTACATCCTAGGTGTTATGGCATACGATCGGTATGTGGCCGTGTGTTACCCTCTGAGATACATGACTATCATGGACAAATATTCCTGTGCTCTACTTGTTGTTGGATCTTGGATGAGTGGCTTGCCAGTTTCCTCTGTACAGACCACattgaccttctcttctccattctGTGGCCCAAATGAAATCAATCACTTCTTCTGTGATATCCCCCCTGTGCTGAGACTGGTTTGTGCTGACACTTCCCAAATAGAAATAGCCATGTTGATTATCACTGTGATCATTATCATTTCACCATTTATGCTCATCCTCATTTCATATGCTCGTATCATTGTTGCGGTGGTGAGGATGAGCTCATCTGAAAGCAGGCAGAAGGCTGTCTCCACATGCTCTTCCCACCTTCTGGTGGTAACTTTGTTCTATGGCTCTGCCATGACAGTGTATCTATTCCCACAATCCAATGACAAATTGCTCTCCATTTTCTACACCATGGTTACCCCCATGGTGAATCCCATCATATACAGCCTCAGAAACAAGGAGGTGAAAGCTGCCCTGTGGAAGACAGTAGGTTTATCCACATAA